In Candidatus Eisenbacteria bacterium, the following proteins share a genomic window:
- the sthA gene encoding Si-specific NAD(P)(+) transhydrogenase: protein MDTSGRFDVVVIGGGPAGQKAAIQTSKAGFRALVVERGSAIGGECVHRGTIPSKTLRETAAALAGLRMRSTVDFRRPLPANLRVELMLQRQREVCNAHERFIGNQLERNGVDWLHGLARFTDPHTLEVRLPGGSRRTIQANAFVIATGSRPRTPDDIPVDHDHVLDSDSVLSMAYLPTSMVVLGGGVIASEFASIFTALDVAVTIIDKAPRPLAFLEPELSRAFVDDFEQRGGTYLGGRSIARFEVDPLQGVTVTLDDGRVVKAQKALCAVGRVAAVRELHLSAAGIALSARGHIPVNEFFQTSAPHIYAVGDVIGPPALAATAMEQGRRAARHALGLPHPATEPVVPVGIYTIPELATVGMTEAEALAKFGDVVVGRAKFSEVARGWISGDTSGFLKLVAAPDGRIVGAHMAGENVTDYIHVAQMAILGGLGVDALIDNIFNFPTMSESYRVAALSLSGQLEQKRLAA from the coding sequence ATCGACACCTCAGGACGTTTCGACGTGGTGGTGATCGGCGGCGGCCCCGCAGGTCAGAAGGCGGCGATCCAGACCTCGAAGGCGGGCTTTCGAGCGCTGGTCGTCGAACGCGGCAGCGCGATCGGCGGCGAGTGCGTTCACCGCGGCACGATTCCGAGCAAGACACTGCGGGAGACCGCCGCTGCCCTCGCGGGCCTGCGGATGCGATCGACGGTCGACTTCCGCCGGCCGTTGCCGGCAAACCTGCGCGTCGAACTCATGCTCCAGCGTCAGCGCGAAGTCTGCAACGCGCACGAGCGCTTCATCGGCAATCAACTCGAGCGCAACGGCGTCGACTGGCTGCACGGGCTCGCCCGCTTCACCGATCCGCACACGCTCGAAGTGCGACTGCCGGGCGGTTCGCGCCGCACGATTCAGGCGAACGCGTTCGTGATCGCGACCGGCTCGCGACCGCGGACGCCCGATGACATTCCGGTCGATCACGATCACGTGCTCGACAGCGATTCCGTGCTCTCGATGGCGTACCTGCCGACTTCGATGGTGGTGCTGGGCGGCGGGGTGATCGCGAGCGAATTCGCCTCGATCTTCACCGCACTCGACGTGGCCGTCACGATCATCGACAAGGCGCCGCGGCCGCTGGCGTTCCTCGAACCCGAGCTCTCGCGTGCATTCGTCGACGACTTCGAGCAGCGCGGTGGCACCTACCTGGGTGGTCGCTCGATCGCGCGCTTCGAGGTCGATCCGCTGCAGGGCGTCACCGTGACGCTCGATGACGGCCGCGTGGTCAAGGCCCAGAAGGCGTTGTGTGCCGTGGGGCGCGTGGCCGCGGTGCGCGAACTGCACCTCTCGGCCGCCGGCATCGCGCTGTCGGCGCGCGGACACATCCCCGTCAACGAGTTCTTCCAGACTTCGGCGCCGCACATCTACGCGGTCGGCGACGTGATCGGACCCCCGGCCCTCGCCGCCACCGCGATGGAGCAGGGCCGCCGCGCCGCACGTCACGCGCTCGGCCTTCCGCATCCGGCCACCGAGCCGGTGGTTCCAGTGGGCATCTACACCATTCCCGAACTCGCCACCGTCGGCATGACCGAAGCCGAAGCGCTGGCCAAGTTCGGCGACGTGGTGGTCGGCCGCGCCAAGTTCTCCGAAGTGGCGCGCGGCTGGATCTCGGGCGACACCTCGGGATTCCTCAAGCTGGTGGCCGCTCCCGACGGGCGCATCGTGGGTGCGCACATGGCGGGCGAGAACGTGACCGACTACATCCATGTCGCGCAGATGGCGATCCTCGGCGGGCTCGGCGTGGACGCCCTGATCGACAACATCTTCAACTTCCCGACCATGTCGGAGTCCTACCGCGTCGCCGCGTTGAGCCTGTCCGGACAGCTCGAGCAAAAGCGACTCGCGGCCTAG
- the motA gene encoding flagellar motor stator protein MotA: MFTIIGLVIVIGSVLGGFTIAGGSIPVLFQVSEIIVICGTALGTVFISTPLEVLMRMVNRVINLFSPSPFNKGLYLDALKLLFELFQTARRDGLVAIESHIENPDKSPVFKKYPAILKQHHAMEFLSDSLRLVLMGSVPPYDLESLMDGEIEVHHEAETRPVSALQKVGDALPGIGIVAAVLGIVVTMGSIAGPVEEIGHHVAAALTGTFLGVLLAYGFLGPLSSGMEAVNQAETRFYNVLKAGVVAFAKGFSPIVAVEFARRAIFADQRPSFTEMEQSVKGKAKS, encoded by the coding sequence ATGTTCACCATCATCGGCCTCGTGATCGTCATCGGATCGGTGCTCGGCGGCTTCACGATCGCGGGCGGCAGCATTCCGGTGCTGTTCCAGGTCTCCGAGATCATCGTGATCTGCGGCACCGCACTCGGCACCGTGTTCATCTCGACGCCGCTCGAAGTGTTGATGCGGATGGTCAACCGCGTCATCAACCTGTTCTCGCCCTCGCCGTTCAACAAGGGGCTGTACCTCGACGCACTCAAGCTGCTGTTCGAGCTGTTCCAGACCGCGCGACGCGACGGGCTGGTGGCGATCGAGTCGCACATCGAGAACCCCGACAAGAGTCCGGTTTTCAAGAAGTATCCGGCGATTCTCAAACAGCATCATGCGATGGAGTTCCTCAGCGACTCGTTGCGACTGGTCCTGATGGGCAGCGTGCCGCCTTACGACCTCGAATCGTTGATGGACGGCGAGATCGAGGTCCATCACGAAGCCGAAACGCGTCCGGTCTCGGCCCTGCAGAAGGTCGGCGACGCGCTGCCTGGCATCGGCATCGTGGCTGCCGTGCTCGGCATCGTCGTCACGATGGGATCGATCGCGGGACCGGTCGAGGAGATCGGTCACCACGTCGCAGCGGCACTCACCGGAACTTTCCTCGGTGTGCTGCTGGCGTACGGATTCCTCGGACCGCTGTCGTCCGGAATGGAGGCTGTGAACCAGGCCGAGACGCGCTTCTACAACGTGCTCAAGGCCGGCGTGGTCGCTTTCGCCAAGGGTTTCTCGCCGATCGTGGCGGTCGAATTCGCGCGCCGCGCGATCTTCGCCGATCAGCGCCCGTCCTTCACCGAGATGGAGCAGTCGGTCAAGGGCAAGGCGAAGAGCTGA
- a CDS encoding OmpA family protein — translation MNKDREIPVRIIIKKRGHAGGHHGGAWKVAFADFMTAMFALFLVLWLVNQSSDVKSAIAGYFQDPLGRADEFGSSILPGEGAQAAQVRPLSPADVIDLRRNRLTRLSEELKHELEGVPELTEVMKNVEITLTNDGLQIELLEDSIGVFFETGVPTPSARGQKAIAVLGEQLGKLPNPLRIEGHTDARPYSRSGPYGNWELSADRANAARRILTSNGVPAARIAEVRGLADRQPRDPEHPFAARNRRISILVMLGEPVVGEGELTDLAAGDSAVDAPATDVAGNRVAGASQAVTIRPIPAGALRAAAERAAANREAARAAAERARLEAPSAPDSGGHLP, via the coding sequence ATGAACAAGGATCGCGAAATCCCGGTTCGCATCATCATCAAGAAGCGGGGTCATGCGGGCGGACACCATGGTGGTGCCTGGAAGGTGGCGTTCGCGGACTTCATGACCGCGATGTTCGCGCTGTTCCTGGTGCTGTGGCTCGTGAATCAGAGTTCGGACGTGAAGTCGGCGATCGCCGGCTACTTCCAGGACCCGCTCGGCCGGGCCGACGAGTTCGGCAGCTCGATCCTTCCCGGTGAGGGCGCGCAGGCGGCGCAGGTGCGCCCTCTGAGTCCCGCGGACGTCATCGACCTGCGTCGCAATCGCCTCACGCGCCTGTCCGAGGAGCTGAAGCACGAACTCGAAGGCGTGCCGGAACTGACCGAGGTGATGAAGAACGTCGAGATCACGCTCACCAACGACGGCCTTCAGATCGAACTGCTCGAGGACTCGATCGGCGTGTTCTTCGAGACCGGCGTCCCGACGCCGAGCGCGAGGGGTCAGAAGGCGATCGCGGTGCTGGGCGAGCAGCTCGGCAAGCTGCCGAATCCGCTGCGCATCGAAGGGCACACCGACGCACGGCCGTATTCCAGATCCGGGCCCTACGGCAATTGGGAGTTGAGCGCCGACCGCGCGAATGCCGCGCGCCGCATCCTGACGTCGAACGGCGTACCGGCCGCTCGCATCGCCGAAGTGCGGGGGCTGGCGGACCGTCAGCCGCGCGATCCGGAGCATCCGTTCGCGGCACGCAATCGACGCATCTCGATTCTCGTGATGCTCGGCGAACCGGTGGTGGGCGAAGGAGAACTCACCGATCTCGCGGCCGGTGACTCCGCCGTCGATGCCCCGGCAACCGATGTGGCAGGCAATCGCGTGGCGGGCGCTTCGCAGGCCGTGACCATTCGGCCTATTCCCGCCGGAGCCCTGCGGGCCGCGGCCGAACGTGCCGCGGCGAATCGCGAGGCAGCGCGTGCGGCAGCCGAGCGCGCACGGCTCGAAGCTCCGAGCGCACCCGACTCCGGAGGTCATCTGCCATGA